Below is a window of Brassica napus cultivar Da-Ae chromosome A5, Da-Ae, whole genome shotgun sequence DNA.
TCACCATTAATCAGACACTAAACATCAATGCAGCTACTTGCATTAACTATGTTTCTATATGTAGAAAGAACATATACATACCTCCAAGATTTGACAAATCAGCAGTGAGATCAGAGAGGCTAAAGTTCCAAGGAATCTGATCAAAAGGCCTCAGATTGTCTCTGGAATTACCAGCTCCTCCATCAGGTCCAAGCTGTAACCCCACCGAAGTCCCCACATCAGATGTGAAAGCAGAATCAAGAGCTGACGTGTCCATCCCCATCCCTGACATGTCTGAAGCAGCAAAAGGGAAGTGTCCACTTGACGCCACGGAAGCTGGACTCACCGGCATCTCCGACACTGATGACATACCATTGTTTGGTGGAATCATTGGAGGAGTTGGATCAGCCGCAGTTGTATCTATTACCATACTACACAACAAGCACCAAAACACAACAATAaggaatcagaaacaaagacttGCTAAGACTAAGTTAATGTTGGTTCTTACTCATTCCCTGAGTTCATCCTCATAGGTTGGAAGTTCCCAGGTGCAGGGACTCCATTAACCACGTGGCAGCTTGACATCCCCATTGCATCAATATGAGGATGGCCTGGAACATGCATTTGAGGATGTTGTAGTACTGGGTATCCCATTGGCATGTTGTTAACTGCGCTACAAACCTCTAGTGTTAAATAACAGTGAAACACAAATACTCCCTCTTACATTTAAGTgtcgttttaacttttaaattttgtttatcgTTTTACATTTCCAATgcatattttaaacaatttttccaaattttactCTTATTTTTAATTCACTGATTagtaaaaccaaacaaaaaattatattaaataggaGTAAAATAGATCTTAATTCGTGTGCAACGACTCTcattaagagagagagaaggagtaATAAAAAGATGTTCGTGAGTGATAGAAGTGAGTCAGACTTACCAGGGGCCATAGGATGAATCCCATTCTGCATAGGGACCAATGGGACTTTAGGATGAACAGGATACTTCATGAGGTGATACTGGTGCTCAAGCAAGTGATTGAACACAATGATCTGCTTCTTCAGTTTCAGTCTGATGTAATAAGCTCTGAAAAAATCAGCGTTCTCTTCTTCCAGTTTCTGCCATACTAAAGTTGTGAATCCAGGGTCAATTCTTGCACGGGTCAAGAGGGTCTTGACGACCTCATCTCTGTTCATGTACAGCTGAAGACATCTCTCGATCAAATTTTGGACCTACACAAGAAGAAGATCACATgaacagacacacacacacaagtatGTTTATAAGCAAAGGAAGGTGAGTCAAAGTTTCACTTACGAGTTCAATATCTTGCCTTGAAACTTTCCTACCGTCATTACTTGAGGCAGAGACAGAGCCAGAGTCTTGTATAGGAGCTTCTAATGACTGGTTATTTTTCTGTTCGCCTTGGGAGTCATGTGATACTTGTGTAGAGGACTGCATCTCCTGCGTGCTCTGCAAATCCCAATAAAACCTTTCTCTTAATCCAAAGTATGTTTATCAATGCTGAAGTAGCTAGCTACAACCTTTCTTTATATGTTGGTCCAACTTCCTATATATGTAAGCATTGACCTAATCCTGAGATTTTATTACTGTTTAGAGACATAAAAATAATCTTTCAATTGGGAAACATCtcataaaaaaaggaaagagcAAAATAGAGATAGATGCAAAAACTACTCACAGTTTTCAACAGAGAATACACTAAAGACAAAGAAAACATTATaacaataaagaaaaagaaggtgGTAGACGAACCTGACCGTTCTTCATTAGAGTTGAATATAAACTATTCAGTAACTAACAACTATTCTCCTTAACAATGTTCCATCTGGACAAGCATGTTTCTGATGTATGCTTGACCAAAATACAAAACCTGTATTGACATAAACTGTTTAGTTAAATATCAAGATGTAAGAAAAGAATGATTAGAAAAATAAAGCATGAAAAGGTGAGTTCTTTAAACATTGTTTAATAGTAATCTAAATGCCACTTAGGCAACGCACACTCATCCTTAATTAAAAATCTATTCTCCTTAACAATGTTCACAACAAGCAACATCTGGGCAAGGATGTTTCTAATGGGTTTTGGCAAAATATAAACCTGGACTGATTATAAACTGTATAGTTAATTCGTTATCTTATAAAAGAATGATTAAAAAACGCATCTTTGAAACTGCTAATGATAAGGAGCATGGAAAAAAGTGAGTAATTAAGCATTGTTTAATAGGAATCTAGACACCCACACACTACAGAATCttaagtaaaataataaaataattcatacAGTCAAACACAGATACACCTAACTGGCTTCAAACTACAAGtacacacaaaaacaaaaggtCTCTTGCTTTTGGAATCATCAACTCTAATAAAGAACGAAACTTTACTATTCAGACAGCAAATCGCAATCTGCAAGTTAGTGTGAATGTAAACCCTAATAGATTGTTACCAAAAGCATGAGTTTAACGAATCTAAGAAACCAAACAGATCTAGTAGAGTTGCTGATTTTCTcagctttttgtttgtttcttgttttgataccttaaaaaaacaaagtgtaaaagaaaaaaacaaagaaacacgACCAAGATTATCCGACAAGAACCAACAAAGTCTTCTCCTCACCTTAATATTCAGaccgaactcaaaccaaaatggTAACACTTCCGACAGAGGTTTTATCGACGAGTTTTTGAGACTGGGAAGAAGTTCTCTCGAAGGAGATAACGAAATCTGAACCTGATTTTAAAGAGGAGTCTGGAGAAGTTCGTTTCAAGCAAAGATCTGGGCGTGTTTTCTGAGAGGGAGAAGATAAAAGAAGAAACACCAAAGAGAAAGAGACAGCGAGAGATTTCGATTCTACGCCATTACAGATAATAAGCTGAACTCAACAACCCTCAAGGAGAAGAAGGAGGCAAGGGAGCAGTAGAACAAGAAGAGAACCGCGAGAGAGAAAGGGAAAAGAGAATCTCAccataattaatttcatttataGTCTTTATTAGTTACCACTTACGACCCACTAATTACTACATattgtcttctttcttttttttaacttttaactaagcTTTAAATAGTCAGtgaaaaatagaagaaaaaattacGGCTTCCAAGGGTAGCTTGGCTCGGCTTCTTCACTGACCAAAAAAAATGGAATTATAAATTTACTGTTGTAACGATgcttatgaattttttttttttttttttttgtaaatttgcttatgaattataagaaaacaaatttttgGTTGTAACGGTGAAAAAGTAGCCAATACTCTTTCACACCAGGCAGTGTGTCTCACAATACTCGAGATAGCGTTTTATAAAATGATGCATCCTGGTTAGTATTTATTTTGctataatgttttaaaatgcATCTAATTCCAGTTAAGTTTAAACGGTACAAGAAATGTAATATGTATAACAAGCTAGTGAAAGGTAATTGCTAAGCTGGTGAGGTGTTGGATGTTACGAGATGGCATGGACCTCCCCACTGTACTATACTCTCAGTCTCCGGGAATAgcatctctttctttctctgtttttattGTATATCTCTTTAGGAccactttttattattttttgtaattttctaacaagaaaatgttgaaaagaatcagaagaaatattatatcataTCATACACAAGATCTCTTGATTGCGAGCTTATggtattattttctttcttttttgtttgtaaatgaTATACAGACATGCATGTCCACGTTATGTTAATTTTTCCTAGTGACTTATATAATTCTGCTTGAATAGTTGTCTTCACCTATGTTTTTATGTCATTATACATATGCTATCATAAAGTATCCCCTTTTCACTAGTGGGTGCTCTTATTTGgtataaaattactattaagagatttagttatattataaataCCAAAGCTTTTGGAGATACTAAATATGTGCttatgtataaaaaaatacatgtgcAGGACTttagttttcaacatagatgtaTTGAGATAAATTTCAAATCTAGAACCTTGTCTATATCTTAATTTTCTCAGTAGTATTTAACTTTTGAAACGTTTCAAATTAATTTGTACTCTTTTGAAGACACTTATCGCTTGTAACTTGTGACTTTGTAGTTATCAGCAAGTCGGTATTGATTGTTTTTGGCATTTATTCAATAAAAGTTGAATTATTATTTCTAATAATTTCGAGCATTACAACTGACGCCGGCTAAGGAGCCGTCACGAGCCACGCACTTGACCCACGTGAACCCAATTAAAAACAATGTAACTAGTTTAACAAAAACGCATGAAGTTAATGAAACAGACACATTCGCTTCACCAATTACGCTCAGTTCCATTAATCCGCTGGACCcaccaaataaaaattaagtttcgtcacggaaagtttttttttttgcttaaggtCATGATCCATTAATAACACGACACGTGTAATGCGTTTGCCGGAGAAGTTAACGTCGGAGAAGCTGGCCGCCGCGTGGCATATATATGCTGACAAACTCGGAAGAGAGCGGTCACTGACACGTGGCAGTAAAGGAGAGGAAGAGCGTGGAGTGTGCTTGACCATTTATCGCCTTGGGATTTGAGACTTTTTAAAGGGTTAAATTGGTAAGACAAGTCAAcactttgataatttttttcctttacgTAAACGGAGTCTGTGTTAGTTCTTCTAACCACGTAAACACTTTCTTTAAACCGtccaataaaaataattaaagagtGATTGATTGATACGTGTATGGTTTAAGCACCTAAAGATCCTGTTATAGAGACATAAAGTATCTTTTCCAAAACTTGGGATATTAGTTAataatagtataatattatatacaacAAGTTCACCTTGATATATATGTCATCGGACGATATGAATGTAGTGTATACAAGAAAACTATATTATAGCAGTCTTATAATATCGTAATGAACTTGTTGCTAACACTGCGAGGTGGTGTTTACATTAATTTTACTTCCCCACATGGAGacctatataatataaattaaagcTTTATATACGAAACAAAAGGAGGGCATGCATGGGCATGATGGAACCTGAAAATAATGGAGTGGAAAGGGAGGAACCGATCGAGAGGACCTTCTAGCTAAAGTTTTGTCCTTGTCTACAGAGAATTTACCTTAACAAAGACAACTCAAATTGATAGGCATCCCATGGACGGACCCAATATTATTactcttatttttaatataaaatctaaGCAAGGAAACATGTAAATGTCTTTATATCTTGCACTATAATGCATAATCCAGTAGATGTCAGTGTCATACTCAATGAGAGACCTCCTTTCACCTAAACACTAATGGGCTTTTTAGTATGGGCTCAGCTGCACAGAAGGGTCGATAGCACTTCTAAACAAACATAAAGACCCATGTATTTATAAGGCCAACATATAACTTCGTTaaggaaaaaaacatatagCTTGTGACACACAACATTTACcatacagtttttttttgggtcaaaccaTAAACAGTTTAACTTGTCATTTAAATACGAGGTACATACACTCATCAATGTTTGGCCCATGTATTTATAAGGCCAACATATAACTTCGTTAAGGAAAAAACCATATGCTTGTGAGTTGTGACACACAACATTTACCATAGAcagttttttttgggtcaaaccaTAAACAGTTTAACTATTAAATACGAGGTACATACACTCATCAATGTTTGGCATGTttcgttttcggttttcaagTCATCTCTATAATGTTTTGGATCATGCATTGAAAAATGACAGATCGTAGCTAGAGCAGCTATTCATCTTTATAGACACTTCATCTCTTATACgcattctgaaaaaaaaaatgaaaacgcATTTTATCTCATATACTATTCTTCAATAGAccttttgattttgattagatATCATATAACCCCACATGTGATCAATATTTGTTGTTAGATACTTGTCTGATTCATGCCTTTTtagaatcaaatatttatatagaaactATAATGTGCTTCTTTTCTCCGCATCTCACTCCATTTGGTCTAATTCCATATGTGACATAATAATAAAGAGATAAAACCCTTGAAAATATAGAATTAGTCCGATCTCGAGATGCGGTTAACGCGCATATTTGTAATCAATATTATGTtcaattaattaacaaaaataaatacgtTACAGAATCACATAGGACCACGCAAAGAACTCACAAGTCACAACCATTCAGTGCCGTGCCCACTTTTCATGCCATCAGACCAAaagaatatatgaaaaatacagAAGATTTGTTCTCGTGAACTAGCTATAATTCTCTTTACTCCCTTTTCCTGTTCTTTTTCCTCTCTTATTTGATTATAATACTATTCTTTAGTTTGGTGTTTTGTTCCACCAAACTTTCCTCTTATATCAAACTTTCAAATGGAATGTCTGAGAATTTGGTTGGACAAGAATCCCTAGTGTTATTATTATCAACTATCATCAactaagtgttgttttaaatttttcaatttcatgcactatttatataagaaaatcttTGTATTCGCCTATTTCTTAATGTAAGTTGTAAATATTAATTCATTTAAACCCAAGATTATTATAGCATATAAGAATAACATATTGGTAGATGCATATTAGTCTTTTCCAAAGTCAAACACAGGGAAGCTCCTTCCTTCATCCAACTGTCTGTAAAAGACCAAATTTACAACCGCAAGTCAAAGGTTTAAAGATGTTTATTGAatacaaacaaatattttagaaatatttatggTTGTATCTGTCGTTCTTCTCTCTGATGAACGAGGCCGTTGAAGCAACACACAGTGCAAAACTACAGTCTACAGATTCGTTTTTTCCTACTCATcgcattaaattaattattaaacagtATATTTGAATAATTGAGTATGGTAatagtaataaataattattctaGGAATTAATCAGACATGCGCAGTTATAAAATAACCTGTCTAGTTTTCAATTCTTTTTCGATCCCCTCTCTCTCACTCTTTCCTTCGAGGAACACAAGAAAGAGCTATTAATAACCTCTCTTTGTGTTTGTGTCGAAGACGACATATTGTTTGATCTTTGTTGTTCCGACAAGACGGGAAAATGGATAGACGACGTCGGAGACACAGCAAGGCCAAAGCTTCGTGTTCCGAAGGTGAACATCTTTCTCTCTCTGATTATATCTCTGTCTTTCTCTGGTTCGAGTCTGATGTTTGATCGTTAGCAGAAGTAAGTAGCATCGAATGGGAAGCTGTGAAGATgtcggaggaagaagaagatctcaTTTCTCGGATGTATAAACTCGTCGGAGACAGGTAAGCTGTTCGTTTCTATATGAATCTTTTATTACTTCTTCTAGTATTATATTATTGGATCGTAACATGACTATGTCCAGCCTCAGTGTTGATTCAGATTGTTTAGCAAACACACATTCTTACTTATAGTCTATAATGGAATTCAAAATGTTTCGTcaaatttggtttggttcagtttgaTTTTGATAACGGGAATGTTTGTAAATAATTGAGATTGTCCACAGAATTTCGGTTTGGTCCAGATATGTTAAACCAGATTAAAAAGTTTGGTTGTGTAGTTTTTGTAAAACTTTTTGATGGTCTATATGTGTAGGTGGGAATTGATAGCCGGAAGGATTCCTGGGCGGACGCCGGAGGAGATCGAAAGATATTGGCTTATGAAACACGGTGTTGTTTTTGCCAACAAACGAAGAGAATTTCTTAGAAGATgatttttgtattaattaaaacatTTGTCATCTTTTGAATATTCGCATGACAAGGAAAAACTAAAAGCAGATGTTGTTTTAATTCActagtttttaatgtataattaatttctatatattaaaaaaaattcttaggagcttcaataattttttaatcatcGATTGACATCCCTAAAATGAGTTTCAACAACATTTCTGCATAGGCGAATTCTTTAATTGAACCACCCTTCAAAGTTTAAACTACTATTCGTATTATTTGTAGTGGACGGAAATTTTGGATAAGCTAGAAAATATGGGCTAGTTCGTAAGCCCATTACTCTGTCTCAAAGAGGAAACCATACCTCAGGGCCGAAATGAAGCCCATTCCCCAGTTAAGACTTCTCAGACACGCAATTTCACAGCAGTAGACATGCATGCCGTTTGAATATTTGATTCACAGCAATTATAGGTGTAGCCTCCCTTAACAAAAAGAACATTAATTCAGTGGCATAAGTCGAATAAAAATGCAAAGATTCCTTTTGAAGATTCCTTTTGATCAGTCTAATTTTTGTATAAACTGGATTTGTCAAATGAttcaaaactatataaaaatgtaGTACTTTATGATTTTATACCGAAAATTCTCATACATCTTATTACTTTCTACAAGTAGAGTGTgcttctatatattaaaaaatctatataattaTGTGACCGTGTAGATTTAATGCTGATTATTGCCCATAGCGATGCTGAAAAACCCGACAACCTTTAATCTTTAGACAAATACAATTAAAGTGTTAAGATGTTTTCCCCACGTGCTTATCGAAAAAGACTCTGTGTGTTCACACTTGGCGTGGCTAACACTGCTGAATTATAGTGGTTTGTTGGTATTATTggtactattattttaaattgactAATCCGTGAACTAACGGAATATATGATTTCAGTTTGTCACCTCGTTGGGTAATCAACAAATTTGATCTGTGGATTTGATTTGTAAATAAAGTTCCAATACTCTCCTATGGGTTTGACCTGTAATTTTTGAAATGATATAACTGTTTTTAACAATTATTCATAGTTTAAACTTTtaagcaaaaataaataaaaacttctcCAAAGTAGAACCTTATCCGTGGTAAAAaccaaaggaaacaaaaaaaaatctacatattTACTTTATCAATCACTAAAACTAAAGTTGTTTCATAACACACTTAAACACGTTTTTcatcattataaaatataaagcaGTGTTTTGGAAAagattaaaaagttaaaacaaaagatataaaaacgaaaactatagaTCTTCCATTATCAAACAAGTTCAAGCTGCTCTTATGTACTGTGtacatatgatattttgatCGATGTGATGTGACCGTGTGGGGTTTAAAAGGGTAGGTTCACGCACCGATAAGGCATTTCTTGGAAATTACCAGGTACTTTACAAAATTTCACTGAAATTTCAGTTCTTTTTGTACATATTATCCTTATCAAATACCATTTTTACGTGGATCTCCGTCTATTCTGAATTTCAAATGTCTCTTGATTCTTATCCTCTCTGttgatatgaaaatattgtgttTGGAAGTTCCGTTTTCTTAAAGAAACCATCACTAAAATTACACATTTAATTTGGCGCATTTTGTGTGGTTTACCAAATTGTCGCACGCAGCATAATTAACAGATATAAATTTGGTTTGAGGTCTTCCAACTTTGGATCATCATTTCTGTATGAGTGCCAGTCCTTGACCATGACGACATATCGATACTCGAATCGTTCCCTTTCAAGTTGAAGATAAGTTAATTTAATGAACATTGATTTATGGCTAAAATACTTTAAAACTTGAAACTATCTTCTAATCAATTACATAAATATGAATCAATCATATAATATGGATGTTAAGTAAGCTACAACCTGGTGGATGAATTCATTAAAAAGGTAATATTAAACGAACACaagcatatatataattaggAACCACTGCATTGAGACTAAGTTTAAATCATGTCTTGTTGTTTATACTCGTTGGATGTTATCAATCCCAAGTAACAACAACGCACAGCTTGAATACTTTAAACCACTAGTCATATAGTCCATTTGTGTTTGATtagttaatttataattatgaatAAAGTAATTAGTCCATGTGCACGTATATGTGTCTCTCCACGATCAGTTTACTTAAATGATATGAGATTATTATCTATTCGTTTGATCAGACGCGTAGGAAAAAGAGTAGACGCGTTGCATAGATTAAACATCCAGTTGAGATATAAATGTAATCTTATTTAGTGAGCCTCTATCTACCAGCAGCCTCTAATCGCtaactttcaaaaaaatcatTAGTTTACTTATGCTAAACTGTAAATATCATAAATGAAGAAAAGATTTTACAAAAGTATCATCTTTGGTCTTAACCAACTtggcaaaaagaaagaaaaaacaagctGGTTCAACAAACTAACTAGAGACTAGGGACTCATCTAATCCACATAGCCATAAGATCTCTGAATTTCTTGTTCTCCCTCCTCGAAGAGATCACATTTCTCAATTCCTTATCAATACTTCTGAAGACTGCCTCTGCGGGTAGAGAAGTCTGATTATGAATCAAGTTATTCCGCTGTTTCCAGAGATGAAATACCACCGTTTGCGTTGCTAGCTTCCTGAGCAGAGATAGTCTCATTGATGCAGGGGCTCGGATCCAAGAGAGCAGCTCAGCCCAGTCACTGAATGGAGAAGTAGGTGGGTGGCATCTATGGAAGACGTTTCTCCACACATCAAGACTGTACTCGCAGGTCAAAAATAAATGCTCCCTGGTTTCGGGATCTTTTGAGCAGAAGGAACATAGAGGTGAGATTGGGAGTCCCCACGTACTAAGCCTTGCCTTTGTTGGCAGCCTATCATAATTGGCAGTCCACATTGTGAATGCATGCTTCGGAACTGATCCCTTGAACCAGACGACATCGTGCCAATTTTGAATCATCTGCCGTGGCCTCAAAGCTTCCCAAGTGGCAGAGGAGCTGAAAACATGAGAAGGAGAATCATCAGCAATCCATTCATAGCCATCATCAATATCATGAGACAAAGGAAGTTCTATAGTAGTAAGATATGAGTGTAGATCAACTTCCTGTTGAGATCGAGGATGAGGGAGAGACCATGTTAAGCCTCTGGCAACATCAGCTACTACCGCCTCTATCCTGACTCTTAAAGCTCTTGGACCAAGAGGACCTAGGTGCGTGATCAACTGACCCAAAGGTGTCCACGCATCAAACCAGAAACTTGTTGCTTGACCGTTACCAATCACAGGTTTGCAGAATCTTATCGCGAGAGGTCTGAGCTTTAGCAATCTCTTCCATGCCCATGAGTCAGTCTGGACTGCTTCAATAGACCAAAAAGACTGTGAAGATAAATGGATGTCGCGGTGCCAGTCAGCCCAGAGCGAAGAGGAATTAGAGAGCAGTATCCAGATGAATTTTAGACACAATACTTGGTTCCAGACAGAGAGATTACGAAGACCCAACCCGCCTTCCTGCTTAGGTAAACATACAGTTGACCACGCAACCTTTGCAATGCCTCTCCTTTCAATGTTTCCAGACCAGAGGAAACGGGAACAAAGCGATTCAATGATCTTAATGCAACCCTTAGGAAGCATGAAGGCTGAGCACCAGAAGTTGATGATACCAAATATTACCGTTCTCAACAGTTGTAGTCTTCCCGCAAAGGAGAGGGTCTTGACAGACCACGCCCGGAAGCACTTCGTGACTTTGTTGACAAGCGGAGAATACTCCGAAATTTTAAGCTTACGTGACATCAACGGGAGCCCAAGATAGCGGATGGGGAAAGCACCAGATGGGAATCCATAGTCCACTAGAGAAGAGGATTCCCTTTGGTCCAAACCCGCGGTGAATAGCTCCGTCTTTGTAGTGTTCATGGACAAGCCCGACCATGAAGCAAAGTCATCCAAGCATTCAGCTATACCATGTAGGCTGTTACTGCTTCCGTCAAAGAAGATCATAACATCATCAGCAAACATTAGGTGAGATATCTTCACATTCTCTGTTCGCGGATGGTAGCCAATATTACCAGCATCAAATCTAGCAGTGAGAAGCCTTGAAAGACATTCCATAGCAAGAACGAAGAGATATGGGGACAAAGGATCCCCCTGTCTTATTCCTTTAGTGCTGTTAAAAAATCCACCTAGAGCGCCATTTATGGAAATGGAGAAAGATGCAGTGGAGAGGCATTCCTCAATTAATCTGATGTAGCTTTCAGGGATGGCCAGAGCACGAAGAGTTGCAAGGATAAAATCCCATCGCACACAATCGAAAGCTTTCCTGAGGTCGACTTTTAACATGCCACGAGGTGAGATGTTTCGCGTGTTGTATCCATTAACCAAATCGGTGGCAAGCAATACATTCTCAGCCAAGAGTCTTCCAGGGAGGAAAGCTGATTGCGACTTAGAAATCATCAGGGGAAGTATCTCTTTGAGTCTAGAGGCGAGCAGCTTCGAGATTACTTTATAGACCGTATTTAAGCAAGAGATGGGCCTGAATTCTGAGGGATGGGACGCATTGGGGATCTTAGGGATAAGGGCAAGAGCTGCTGAGTTCCACTGTTTAAGAAGGCAGCCAGAGTTGAAGAATTCTAGAATTGCTTCAGTCACCTCCGGGCCAATTATCTCCCACGTAGCTATAAAGAATTCTGCAGAGTAACCGTCGGGTCCACCGGTTTTGTTTCTGGGCAGTGAGTAGAAGGCCTCTTTGATGTCCTCTTTAGTAAACTGTTTATCAAACCCAGCAACCTGCTCCTCAGAACATCTAAAATCGAATAGGAGATCAAGATCACTTTGAATAAACATCGATTGAGAGGCTTCACTTCCCAAAAGCTTCGAGAAGTAATCAACACAGAGCTGCTGAATACCCTCCTGCGACTCAATTCGTTCCCCTACGTCTGAATTCAGGAAATGGATATGATTTATGGCTTGTCTGGTCGCTGCATACCTGTGAAAGAGCCTGGAGTTTCCATCTCCAAAAGCCAACCAATTTATCCTTGACCTCTGGAAAAAGAACGCTGCTTCAGCAGAAGACAGATCCTCCCATTCTTTTAAAGCCTGAATTTCAGCAGAAGCATTCATCGTTGAGGGGGAAGATAACAAGATTTCTTGCGCTTGGATAAGCTTTTCATGAGCTTCAGCCGTTTTCTTCTCAATACCGGAGTAGTTTAGACGACTGAAATCCTTGATGCACTTCTTGAGTAGTTTAAGCTTTTTGGAGACTCTGTACATTGCAGAACCGGTGACGCTGAAAGAGAACCAGTTGACGCAGACCATTTCCCTGAACCCCGGGCTCTTTATAAGGAAGTTGTAAAATCTGAAAGGTTTCTTAGCTCTA
It encodes the following:
- the LOC111215986 gene encoding transcription factor CPC isoform X2, with protein sequence MDRRRRRHSKAKASCSEEVSSIEWEAVKMSEEEEDLISRMYKLVGDRWELIAGRIPGRTPEEIERYWLMKHGVVFANKRREFLRR
- the LOC111215540 gene encoding uncharacterized protein LOC111215540 isoform X1, with product MKNGQSTQEMQSSTQVSHDSQGEQKNNQSLEAPIQDSGSVSASSNDGRKVSRQDIELVQNLIERCLQLYMNRDEVVKTLLTRARIDPGFTTLVWQKLEEENADFFRAYYIRLKLKKQIIVFNHLLEHQYHLMKYPVHPKVPLVPMQNGIHPMAPVNNMPMGYPVLQHPQMHVPGHPHIDAMGMSSCHVVNGVPAPGNFQPMRMNSGNDMVIDTTAADPTPPMIPPNNGMSSVSEMPVSPASVASSGHFPFAASDMSGMGMDTSALDSAFTSDVGTSVGLQLGPDGGAGNSRDNLRPFDQIPWNFSLSDLTADLSNLGDLGALGNYPGSPFLPSDSEILLDSPEQEDIEEFFVDSIPGPSCPQSDEDKP
- the LOC111215986 gene encoding transcription factor CPC isoform X1; its protein translation is MDRRRRRHSKAKASCSEAEVSSIEWEAVKMSEEEEDLISRMYKLVGDRWELIAGRIPGRTPEEIERYWLMKHGVVFANKRREFLRR
- the LOC111215540 gene encoding uncharacterized protein LOC111215540 isoform X2, translated to MQSSTQVSHDSQGEQKNNQSLEAPIQDSGSVSASSNDGRKVSRQDIELVQNLIERCLQLYMNRDEVVKTLLTRARIDPGFTTLVWQKLEEENADFFRAYYIRLKLKKQIIVFNHLLEHQYHLMKYPVHPKVPLVPMQNGIHPMAPVNNMPMGYPVLQHPQMHVPGHPHIDAMGMSSCHVVNGVPAPGNFQPMRMNSGNDMVIDTTAADPTPPMIPPNNGMSSVSEMPVSPASVASSGHFPFAASDMSGMGMDTSALDSAFTSDVGTSVGLQLGPDGGAGNSRDNLRPFDQIPWNFSLSDLTADLSNLGDLGALGNYPGSPFLPSDSEILLDSPEQEDIEEFFVDSIPGPSCPQSDEDKP